The following are encoded in a window of Nibricoccus aquaticus genomic DNA:
- the sufB gene encoding Fe-S cluster assembly protein SufB produces the protein MKPPTDTDTLPPAAADSAVENPAVGIDQSAGNFSYNVDYEFDAGTGLNEKTVEYISSVKKEAPWILEFRKKALKTFESMPLPTHWATKDLENINFDKIRYYLSQGQKPKRTWDEVPDDIKKTFERLGIPEQERKFLAGVEAQFDSEAAYSNIKDIVAKQGVIFCNSTEALREHPEIFKKWFGKVIPTSDNKFSALNSAVFSGGSFIYVPPGVKVAQPLQAYFRINAENFGQFERTLIICDEGSEVTYMEGCTAPKFSTSTLHSAVVELVALKGAKIQYITVQNWASNVYNLVTKRGLAMEDAEIKWIDCNLGSRLTMKYPGVVLKGRRARGEVISIALANDGQHQDTGAKMIHAADETTSTIVSKSISVGQGRATYRGVVHIPKHLKGCKNNTECDALLINTNSRTDTYPAITVRGDKHATQHEASVSKVSEDMIFYMQQRGLTEGQAMSLAVNGFINDLARQFPMEYSVELKRLIDLEMEGSVG, from the coding sequence ATGAAACCGCCCACCGACACCGACACTCTGCCTCCCGCGGCCGCCGATTCCGCCGTGGAAAATCCCGCCGTCGGCATCGACCAGTCCGCCGGTAATTTCAGCTACAACGTCGACTACGAATTCGACGCCGGCACCGGCTTGAACGAAAAAACCGTCGAGTACATCTCCTCGGTTAAAAAGGAAGCCCCGTGGATTCTTGAATTCCGCAAGAAGGCGCTGAAGACCTTCGAGTCCATGCCGCTGCCCACGCACTGGGCGACGAAGGATCTCGAAAACATCAACTTCGACAAAATCCGCTACTACCTCTCGCAAGGCCAGAAGCCCAAGCGCACCTGGGATGAAGTCCCCGACGACATCAAGAAGACCTTCGAGCGCCTCGGCATCCCCGAGCAGGAGCGCAAATTCCTCGCCGGCGTCGAAGCCCAGTTCGACTCCGAAGCCGCGTACTCGAACATCAAGGACATCGTCGCCAAACAAGGCGTCATCTTCTGCAACTCTACCGAAGCCCTCCGCGAACACCCCGAGATCTTCAAGAAATGGTTCGGCAAAGTCATCCCGACGTCCGACAACAAGTTCTCGGCGCTCAACAGCGCCGTTTTCTCCGGCGGCTCCTTCATCTACGTTCCGCCCGGCGTCAAAGTCGCGCAGCCGTTGCAAGCTTACTTCCGCATCAACGCGGAAAACTTCGGCCAATTCGAACGCACGCTCATCATCTGCGACGAAGGCTCCGAGGTCACCTACATGGAAGGCTGCACCGCGCCCAAGTTCTCCACCTCCACGCTCCACAGCGCGGTCGTCGAACTCGTCGCGCTCAAAGGCGCCAAGATCCAGTACATCACCGTCCAGAACTGGGCCTCCAACGTGTACAATCTCGTCACCAAACGCGGCCTCGCGATGGAAGACGCCGAGATCAAGTGGATCGACTGCAACCTCGGTTCGCGCCTCACGATGAAGTACCCCGGCGTCGTCCTCAAAGGCCGCCGCGCCCGCGGCGAAGTCATCTCCATCGCCCTCGCTAACGACGGCCAGCACCAAGACACCGGCGCCAAGATGATCCACGCCGCCGACGAAACGACCTCCACCATCGTTTCCAAATCCATCTCCGTCGGCCAGGGCCGCGCCACCTATCGCGGCGTCGTCCACATCCCCAAGCATCTGAAGGGTTGCAAAAACAACACCGAGTGCGACGCGCTGCTCATCAACACGAACAGCCGTACCGACACGTATCCAGCCATCACTGTACGCGGCGATAAACACGCCACGCAGCACGAGGCCAGCGTCTCGAAGGTGAGCGAAGACATGATCTTCTACATGCAGCAGCGCGGCCTCACCGAAGGCCAGGCCATGAGCCTCGCGGTGAACGGCTTCATCAACGACCTCGCCCGCCAGTTCCCTATGGAATACTCGGTCGAGCTCAAACGCCTCATCGATCTCGAAATGGAAGGCTCCGTCGGCTGA